One Pseudomonas sp. MH9.2 DNA segment encodes these proteins:
- a CDS encoding AraC family transcriptional regulator, with translation MNEKHSVSSYFAKALLYQFSGRSVETARLLEQAGFAERSLDELPERVAATNFAALWLAVVKELDDEFFGLDSHGMPLGSFALICRGLIQVPTVEKALKQSLDYFKLFLRDIECEVQARGKRRVVVMRCTSKDEHLRAIVIETFMVLIVGLMCWLAGRRMPISRVQFEHSLPGHGDEHLLWGAYVEFDANITEIELDPECLKLPVIQDRQSLYTFLRNAPQSVFIRFRNREGYSARIHQRLKSCGYDHWPTLEQLAAEFAINLSSLRRALEREGFTYQQIKDEMRRSIAFERLRTTSMSIAEIAQEAGFREPSAFHRAFKQWTGESPGAFRRRR, from the coding sequence ATGAACGAAAAACACTCCGTTTCTTCCTACTTCGCCAAGGCGCTGCTCTATCAATTTAGTGGCCGGTCAGTGGAAACCGCTCGTCTTTTAGAGCAGGCAGGGTTCGCGGAGCGCTCGCTGGATGAACTGCCTGAACGGGTAGCCGCGACAAACTTCGCCGCGCTTTGGCTGGCCGTGGTGAAGGAGCTTGACGACGAGTTTTTTGGTTTGGACTCCCATGGCATGCCCTTGGGCAGTTTCGCCCTGATCTGCCGAGGATTGATCCAGGTTCCTACAGTAGAGAAGGCGCTAAAGCAGTCGCTGGACTACTTCAAACTGTTCCTGCGTGACATTGAATGCGAAGTACAGGCCCGCGGTAAACGCAGGGTGGTGGTCATGCGTTGTACCAGCAAGGATGAACATTTGCGGGCCATCGTGATTGAGACCTTCATGGTTCTGATCGTTGGGTTGATGTGCTGGCTGGCAGGCAGGCGCATGCCCATCAGTCGCGTGCAATTCGAACATTCGTTGCCTGGACACGGTGATGAGCACTTGCTGTGGGGTGCTTACGTGGAGTTTGACGCGAATATCACGGAAATCGAACTGGATCCTGAATGCTTGAAGCTTCCGGTCATTCAGGATCGACAATCGCTGTACACCTTTTTACGTAACGCTCCGCAGTCGGTGTTTATCCGTTTTCGTAACAGAGAGGGATACAGCGCCCGAATTCATCAACGCTTGAAATCCTGCGGCTACGATCACTGGCCGACGCTCGAACAGCTTGCCGCAGAGTTTGCGATTAACCTCAGCAGCCTGCGGCGTGCGTTAGAGCGTGAAGGGTTTACCTACCAACAGATCAAGGATGAAATGCGTCGATCCATTGCCTTCGAACGATTGCGTACGACGTCCATGAGCATCGCCGAAATCGCTCAGGAGGCGGGGTTCCGGGAACCCAGCGCGTTCCATCGAGCGTTCAAGCAATGGACCGGGGAGAGCCCTGGAGCCTTTCGTCGTCGCCGGTGA
- a CDS encoding acetyl-CoA C-acyltransferase family protein: MNTPDIYVVGAARTAIGTFGGSLKDVPMADLATTAVKAALQRSGVDPAHVEHVVMGNVIPTEPQDAYISRVAAMNAGIPKETPAYNVNRLCGSGLQAIISAAQTLLLGDAEIAIGAGVEAMSRGLYILPAARWGARMGNTQAIDYMLGILHDPFQGFHMGITAENIAERHGISREMQDALAMEDQTRAFRAIEEGRFIEQIAAVEIRSRKGTQLFNIDEHPRATSLEQLAQMKPAFKKDGSVTAGNASGLNDGAAALVMATGAAVKANNLRPLARLVAYAHAGVEPELMGLGPIPATRLALKRAGLTVADLDVIEANIAFAAQACAVTQELNLDPAKVNPNGSGIALGHPVGATGAIIATKAIHELHRIGGRYALVTMCIGGGQGIAAIFERV, translated from the coding sequence ATGAACACTCCTGATATTTACGTTGTCGGTGCCGCACGCACTGCAATCGGCACCTTTGGCGGATCGCTCAAAGATGTGCCGATGGCCGATCTGGCAACCACGGCCGTCAAGGCTGCCTTGCAACGCAGTGGTGTCGATCCGGCGCACGTCGAACATGTCGTGATGGGCAATGTCATTCCGACCGAGCCCCAGGATGCCTACATCTCCAGAGTCGCGGCGATGAACGCCGGCATCCCGAAGGAAACGCCCGCCTACAACGTCAACCGCCTGTGCGGTTCCGGTTTGCAAGCGATCATCTCGGCTGCACAAACCTTGCTGCTGGGCGACGCTGAAATCGCCATTGGCGCAGGAGTCGAGGCCATGAGCCGTGGCCTGTACATTCTGCCCGCCGCTCGATGGGGCGCTCGCATGGGCAACACCCAGGCCATTGACTACATGCTCGGCATTCTGCACGACCCCTTCCAGGGTTTTCACATGGGCATCACCGCCGAGAATATTGCCGAACGCCATGGCATCAGCCGCGAGATGCAGGATGCCCTGGCCATGGAGGACCAGACTCGGGCGTTTCGTGCCATCGAGGAGGGTCGCTTTATCGAGCAAATCGCTGCCGTTGAAATTCGAAGCCGCAAAGGCACCCAACTGTTCAATATCGACGAGCACCCTCGTGCTACCTCTCTGGAGCAACTGGCGCAAATGAAGCCGGCCTTTAAGAAGGATGGCTCGGTCACTGCTGGCAATGCATCCGGTCTGAATGACGGTGCCGCCGCGTTGGTGATGGCCACCGGTGCCGCAGTCAAAGCCAATAACCTGCGTCCCCTCGCCCGCCTGGTCGCTTATGCCCATGCGGGTGTCGAGCCAGAATTGATGGGCCTCGGTCCGATCCCCGCCACGCGTCTTGCGCTCAAGCGTGCGGGTCTGACTGTGGCTGATCTGGACGTTATCGAAGCCAATATCGCGTTCGCCGCGCAGGCGTGCGCTGTGACTCAGGAATTGAATCTGGATCCGGCCAAGGTCAACCCGAACGGTTCGGGCATTGCCCTTGGCCATCCGGTCGGGGCTACCGGCGCGATCATTGCGACCAAAGCTATCCACGAACTGCACCGCATCGGCGGGCGCTATGCGCTGGTGACCATGTGCATTGGTGGCGGCCAAGGCATCGCCGCCATTTTCGAACGCGTTTGA
- a CDS encoding 3-hydroxybutyryl-CoA dehydrogenase, producing the protein MSIQKLAVIGAGTMGNGIAQVCALAGIDVTLIDISDEALAKGLSALTTNLDRQLRKETITAAEMQGALNRISLSTDYVALNGAELVIEAATENLELKKRILKRIDDTVSDDCVIATNTSSLSITELAAVVKHPARFIGLHFFNPVPMMALLEVIRGLQTSDITHALALKLAEQIGKSAVTARNSPGFVVNRILCPMINEAIFVLQEGLANAKDIDTGMQLGCNHPIGPLALADLIGLDTMLAIMESFHDGFNDPKYRPAQLLKEMVAAGYLGRKSGRGFHVYT; encoded by the coding sequence GTGAGTATTCAAAAACTAGCAGTCATTGGCGCAGGCACCATGGGCAACGGGATTGCCCAAGTGTGTGCACTTGCCGGAATAGACGTGACATTGATTGATATTTCCGATGAGGCGCTCGCAAAAGGTCTGTCGGCGCTGACTACGAATCTCGATCGCCAGCTGCGCAAAGAAACGATTACAGCAGCGGAGATGCAAGGTGCTCTCAACCGGATCTCTCTCAGCACCGACTACGTGGCGTTGAATGGAGCCGAGTTGGTCATTGAAGCGGCAACCGAGAATCTGGAGCTCAAAAAACGCATTCTCAAACGAATCGATGACACCGTGAGTGATGACTGCGTCATCGCAACTAACACGTCATCGCTGTCGATTACCGAATTGGCGGCAGTGGTCAAACACCCGGCTCGCTTCATTGGTCTGCACTTCTTCAACCCTGTACCGATGATGGCATTGCTGGAGGTCATCCGCGGTTTGCAAACGTCGGACATCACCCACGCCTTGGCGCTGAAACTCGCCGAACAGATTGGCAAGAGTGCAGTCACGGCTCGCAACAGCCCGGGCTTCGTGGTCAATCGCATTCTGTGTCCGATGATCAACGAAGCGATCTTCGTTTTGCAGGAAGGCCTGGCCAACGCCAAGGACATCGATACCGGCATGCAATTGGGCTGCAATCACCCTATCGGCCCGCTTGCGCTGGCTGATCTGATCGGCCTGGATACCATGCTGGCGATCATGGAGAGTTTCCATGATGGCTTCAATGACCCGAAATATCGTCCAGCGCAACTGCTCAAGGAAATGGTCGCGGCAGGTTATCTGGGCCGCAAAAGCGGGCGCGGTTTCCATGTCTATACCTGA
- a CDS encoding TetR/AcrR family transcriptional regulator: MSIPERCSRFAQSRDKALDLFARKGFGQVGMRELATYLGLTPGSLYHHYPSKQHLLLDLIEELYEELLTTVRLIEQSPDDGVNTLQVIIRAHLNLYREMPLHFRLAERDSCCLNEEQQLRVSHLREQYERQLLVALGYRTLLTPHRLQAAGHAIASLLSSAPSWLVQRTLDDQDRDELMEDLMMGAICSVLRSPASSNARAVSMRKFCK; the protein is encoded by the coding sequence ATGTCTATACCTGAGCGCTGTTCACGCTTCGCTCAGAGCCGTGACAAGGCACTGGATCTGTTCGCCAGAAAGGGATTCGGCCAGGTTGGCATGCGCGAGCTGGCAACCTATCTCGGGCTCACACCTGGCTCGCTTTACCATCATTATCCAAGCAAACAGCATTTGCTCCTCGACTTGATCGAGGAGCTTTACGAAGAACTGCTGACCACTGTACGTCTGATAGAGCAAAGCCCTGATGACGGGGTGAACACCTTGCAAGTCATTATCCGGGCACACCTGAATCTGTACCGGGAAATGCCGTTGCACTTTCGCCTGGCTGAACGCGACAGTTGTTGTCTGAACGAAGAACAACAACTGCGTGTCAGCCATTTACGCGAACAATATGAGCGCCAACTGCTCGTGGCACTGGGGTATAGAACACTGTTGACCCCGCATCGGCTTCAGGCCGCCGGGCACGCCATTGCCTCATTGCTCAGCAGCGCACCCTCCTGGTTGGTACAGCGCACCCTTGACGATCAGGACCGCGACGAACTGATGGAAGACTTGATGATGGGGGCGATTTGCTCGGTGCTCAGGTCACCGGCCTCCAGCAACGCGCGCGCCGTGTCGATGCGCAAGTTCTGCAAATAG
- a CDS encoding helix-turn-helix domain-containing protein, translating into MQCAQKWLQDHLAEQVRMTDLAQRLAVSERTLIRRVNRVLEQSPLTYLQNLRIDTARALLEAGDLSTEQIAPIIKSSISSSRS; encoded by the coding sequence ATGCAATGCGCACAGAAGTGGCTTCAGGATCACCTGGCGGAACAGGTACGTATGACAGATCTGGCACAGAGGTTGGCAGTTAGCGAGCGAACCTTGATACGCCGCGTCAATAGGGTGCTTGAGCAGTCGCCGCTAACCTATTTGCAGAACTTGCGCATCGACACGGCGCGCGCGTTGCTGGAGGCCGGTGACCTGAGCACCGAGCAAATCGCCCCCATCATCAAGTCTTCCATCAGTTCGTCGCGGTCCTGA
- a CDS encoding DUF2061 domain-containing protein, with translation MTIFIFTGTLRVAIGFMVVSNLYTTFAYIFHERLWAKITWGIEEHQDHTG, from the coding sequence ATGACAATTTTTATATTTACGGGGACGCTGCGGGTGGCTATCGGTTTCATGGTCGTCAGTAATTTATACACCACGTTTGCTTATATTTTTCATGAGCGTCTGTGGGCAAAAATCACCTGGGGAATTGAAGAGCATCAAGATCATACCGGCTAA
- a CDS encoding 2Fe-2S iron-sulfur cluster-binding protein: protein MEYQVLIEDTGEHYACDERESVLHGMARLGRRGIPLGCRGGGCGICKVQILKGAFEVKTMSRAHVSVEELAAGTVLACRVMPQSDLCVHVVGKMKKQF from the coding sequence ATGGAATATCAAGTATTGATCGAAGACACCGGAGAGCATTACGCCTGTGATGAGCGTGAGTCGGTTCTGCATGGTATGGCTCGTCTTGGCCGTCGTGGCATTCCATTGGGATGCCGTGGCGGTGGATGCGGTATCTGTAAGGTTCAGATCCTCAAGGGTGCCTTTGAGGTAAAGACCATGAGTCGCGCACATGTCAGCGTAGAAGAACTGGCGGCCGGCACGGTGTTGGCTTGCCGTGTAATGCCTCAGAGCGACTTGTGTGTGCACGTTGTCGGAAAGATGAAAAAACAGTTTTAA
- a CDS encoding tautomerase family protein — translation MPVVNFHLVEGSCSAEQKVRLLQDASHLYSKVLLSPMDRVRAIITLHAADEFAVAGHCVSTHRLHAPYFEFIVLEGRPLDERQKLMTGFTSLLVEILAVDRNVVRGRCIRVEPQDWSIGGIGADVLREQEICARAAKLEVLG, via the coding sequence ATGCCGGTAGTAAATTTTCATCTCGTTGAAGGGTCTTGTTCGGCTGAGCAAAAAGTGCGTTTGCTCCAGGATGCCTCACATCTTTACAGCAAGGTTTTGCTGTCACCGATGGACCGGGTGCGGGCGATAATCACCTTGCATGCAGCAGATGAGTTTGCTGTTGCCGGGCACTGTGTCAGTACCCATCGACTGCATGCGCCGTACTTCGAGTTCATCGTGCTCGAAGGACGCCCATTGGACGAACGTCAGAAGCTAATGACCGGATTTACTTCCTTGCTGGTCGAAATATTAGCAGTTGATCGGAACGTTGTGCGGGGCAGGTGCATCCGGGTTGAACCACAGGACTGGTCGATTGGCGGCATTGGCGCAGATGTCTTACGCGAACAGGAAATCTGTGCACGGGCTGCAAAGCTTGAAGTTCTCGGATGA
- a CDS encoding SDR family oxidoreductase, whose amino-acid sequence MNSRNELAVVVGATGAFGKQIVARLCANGLDVVAVARSSAAIDELSRIHPGVIPCVADISADESIAHIRNVLDRPVRMIVHGPGVAVVGGVLDAPTSALTDAVNIKVGGLLRLTRAVDASLVKGSRLVAIGGHYGFEPTAYAASAGVANAALANAIRQLSLAYGSRGVTAHLIAPGPADTERLHKVAADRGRQRGVSTETVLQEMRLESSIGAFTTPEQVAWAVSLLLAPEADAMTGSTLMLDSGRRRGLP is encoded by the coding sequence ATGAACTCACGTAATGAATTAGCGGTGGTGGTGGGGGCAACTGGTGCCTTTGGTAAACAGATCGTTGCGCGACTGTGCGCCAACGGATTGGACGTCGTCGCAGTGGCCCGCAGCTCGGCGGCTATTGATGAGCTAAGCCGGATTCATCCTGGGGTCATCCCTTGTGTTGCCGACATTTCTGCCGACGAGTCCATTGCGCATATCCGAAACGTACTGGATCGGCCGGTGCGGATGATTGTCCATGGCCCCGGCGTGGCGGTCGTAGGCGGCGTTCTTGACGCCCCTACGTCTGCGCTGACAGATGCGGTCAATATTAAAGTCGGCGGTCTGTTGCGCCTGACCCGTGCTGTGGATGCGAGTCTCGTCAAAGGATCTCGTCTCGTCGCTATCGGTGGACACTACGGTTTTGAACCCACGGCATACGCGGCCTCAGCGGGAGTAGCAAACGCAGCCTTGGCGAACGCGATACGTCAGCTCAGTCTGGCTTATGGCTCGCGAGGTGTGACGGCGCATCTTATTGCGCCGGGACCTGCGGATACGGAGCGTTTGCACAAAGTGGCAGCCGACCGGGGAAGGCAGCGTGGTGTCAGCACTGAAACCGTTCTGCAGGAGATGCGTCTTGAATCCTCCATCGGTGCCTTCACGACGCCGGAGCAAGTGGCCTGGGCCGTTAGTTTGTTGCTAGCCCCCGAGGCTGACGCGATGACCGGATCCACGTTGATGCTGGATTCTGGACGACGTCGCGGCTTGCCCTGA
- the dmpG gene encoding 4-hydroxy-2-oxovalerate aldolase: MSQSPRSSLKGRKVILHDMCLRDGMHAKREQISVEQMVKVATALDDAGVPYIQVTHGGGLGGNSLQHGFAPHTNEEYISAVAPKMKQAKVSVLLIPGLGTMKELHSAFDCGARSVHVATHCTEADTSPQHIAYARKLGMDTSGFLMMAHLNDAAGIARQGKLMESYGAQTVYVTDSAGYMLPDDVKARIGALREVLNPETEIGFHGHHNLGMGVANSIAAIEAGASRIDGSVAGLGAGAGNTPLEVFAAVCERMGIETGTDLFKLMDVAEDIIVPMMEHIVRVDRESLTLGYAGVYSTFLLHAKRASLQFGVPARDILVELGRKKMIGGQEDMIFDTAMTMARDRGVVLPT, encoded by the coding sequence ATGAGTCAGTCCCCCCGTTCCAGCCTCAAGGGCCGCAAGGTAATCCTGCACGACATGTGCCTGCGCGACGGCATGCATGCCAAGCGTGAACAGATCAGTGTCGAGCAGATGGTCAAGGTCGCTACCGCGCTGGATGACGCTGGCGTGCCTTACATTCAGGTCACCCATGGCGGTGGTTTGGGCGGCAATTCGCTGCAGCATGGTTTTGCCCCTCATACGAATGAGGAGTACATCAGCGCAGTGGCACCCAAGATGAAACAGGCCAAAGTATCGGTCCTGCTCATTCCAGGGCTCGGCACCATGAAGGAGCTGCACTCGGCGTTCGACTGCGGTGCGCGGAGCGTGCATGTGGCCACCCACTGCACCGAGGCAGACACCTCGCCCCAGCACATCGCCTATGCCCGCAAGTTGGGGATGGACACCTCCGGCTTTTTGATGATGGCGCACCTCAATGATGCTGCAGGTATCGCCAGACAGGGCAAGCTGATGGAGTCCTACGGCGCGCAGACGGTGTATGTCACCGACTCTGCAGGCTACATGCTGCCTGACGATGTAAAAGCACGTATTGGTGCCCTGCGTGAGGTACTCAATCCAGAGACCGAGATCGGTTTCCACGGCCATCACAACCTGGGCATGGGCGTGGCCAACTCCATCGCCGCCATCGAAGCGGGCGCTAGCCGCATTGATGGTTCCGTGGCTGGCTTGGGCGCCGGTGCCGGCAACACGCCGCTGGAAGTGTTTGCCGCAGTGTGCGAACGCATGGGCATCGAAACCGGCACGGACCTGTTCAAGCTGATGGACGTAGCAGAAGACATCATCGTACCCATGATGGAGCACATCGTGCGGGTTGACCGCGAGTCACTGACTCTCGGCTATGCAGGCGTCTACTCGACATTCCTCCTGCATGCCAAGCGTGCAAGCCTGCAATTTGGCGTCCCGGCCCGCGACATTCTGGTCGAGTTGGGCCGCAAGAAAATGATCGGTGGCCAAGAGGACATGATCTTCGACACGGCAATGACCATGGCCAGGGACCGTGGAGTAGTTCTTCCCACCTGA
- a CDS encoding acetaldehyde dehydrogenase (acetylating) yields the protein MKKIKCALIGSGNIGTDLIYKILRSPVLEPVWMVGIDPESEGLVRARAMGLKTTHEGVDGLLPHVLEDGIQIAFDATSAYVHAENSRKLNALGVLMIDLTPAAIGPLCVPPVNLREHAEKLEMNVNMISCAGQATIPIVNAVSRIQSVEYAEIVASLASKSIGPGTRANLDEFTNTTSSAIVKVGGARKGKALAIINPADPPMMMRNTIYCLTDDEPDRARITESILQMIVEVQKYVPGYRLVNGPVFEGKKVSVFLEVAGLGDYLPTYAGNLDIMTAAATRTAEMFAEEMLAGKIQLKASEVA from the coding sequence ATGAAGAAGATCAAGTGTGCACTCATAGGCTCAGGCAACATCGGCACTGACCTGATCTACAAAATCTTGCGCAGCCCAGTGCTTGAGCCCGTCTGGATGGTCGGTATCGATCCCGAATCCGAGGGTTTGGTGCGCGCTCGTGCCATGGGTTTGAAAACCACCCATGAAGGCGTGGACGGTCTTCTGCCGCACGTGCTTGAAGATGGCATTCAGATCGCCTTTGACGCTACCAGCGCCTATGTACATGCCGAAAACAGCCGCAAGCTAAACGCTCTCGGTGTGCTGATGATTGACCTTACCCCAGCGGCTATCGGCCCGCTGTGCGTGCCACCGGTGAACCTGCGAGAGCACGCGGAGAAGCTGGAGATGAACGTCAACATGATCTCCTGCGCTGGCCAGGCCACTATCCCAATCGTCAATGCCGTCTCGCGTATTCAGAGCGTCGAGTATGCCGAGATCGTCGCCAGCCTGGCGTCCAAGTCGATTGGCCCGGGCACCCGTGCCAACCTGGATGAATTTACCAACACCACCTCAAGCGCCATTGTGAAAGTCGGTGGCGCTCGCAAGGGCAAGGCGTTGGCCATTATCAACCCGGCCGACCCACCGATGATGATGCGCAACACCATCTACTGCCTGACGGATGACGAGCCGGATAGAGCCCGAATCACTGAGTCGATTCTGCAAATGATCGTCGAGGTGCAGAAGTACGTGCCGGGCTACCGCCTGGTCAACGGGCCTGTTTTTGAAGGCAAGAAAGTCTCCGTGTTCCTGGAAGTGGCAGGCCTCGGCGACTACCTGCCGACCTATGCCGGCAATCTGGACATCATGACGGCAGCCGCTACCCGCACTGCAGAGATGTTTGCCGAGGAAATGCTCGCCGGCAAGATTCAGCTTAAAGCTTCGGAGGTCGCGTAA
- a CDS encoding tautomerase family protein, whose amino-acid sequence MPIIEMHMVEGRTAEQKSRVAAAVTTAVCNSLECAPETVRILITEHGSDEFYVAGMNMAQRAAKNKEQSQ is encoded by the coding sequence ATGCCAATTATCGAAATGCACATGGTCGAAGGCCGCACCGCAGAGCAGAAAAGCCGCGTTGCAGCCGCAGTCACCACGGCGGTTTGCAACAGTCTGGAGTGTGCTCCGGAAACAGTGCGCATCCTCATTACCGAGCACGGTAGCGACGAGTTTTACGTGGCCGGTATGAACATGGCACAGCGCGCTGCGAAGAATAAGGAACAATCTCAATGA
- the dmpH gene encoding 2-oxo-3-hexenedioate decarboxylase, producing MSSNLTLLREDIVRLCERVEGAQTRAYAIPKLTDEYPNMTIADGYAVQSELRRRFIEKGHKLVGWKAGLTSKAKMQQMGVNVPSIGFLTDRMARPESSAISTSDLVHPRVECEVAFVMKSDLQGPGCTAQDVLAATDYVLPAVEIIDSRFSGFKFDLASVIADNGSSARFVGGGRARYVDDLDLKTLGVVMEKNGEIVAMGASAAVMGHPAEAIAMLVNILAEMGEILPAGSFVMSGGITEALAVKPGDSIVARFQELGTVSMRFVE from the coding sequence ATGAGCAGCAATCTGACACTGTTGCGTGAGGACATCGTTCGCCTGTGCGAGCGGGTTGAAGGTGCGCAGACCCGCGCCTACGCCATTCCCAAGCTGACCGACGAATACCCGAACATGACCATCGCCGATGGTTATGCCGTGCAGAGCGAGCTTCGTCGTCGCTTCATCGAAAAAGGCCACAAGCTGGTCGGCTGGAAAGCCGGGCTGACGTCAAAAGCCAAGATGCAGCAGATGGGTGTCAACGTGCCCTCGATCGGCTTTTTGACCGATCGCATGGCCCGCCCCGAGAGTTCGGCCATCTCCACTTCAGACCTGGTGCATCCACGGGTTGAATGCGAAGTGGCTTTTGTTATGAAGAGTGACTTGCAGGGGCCTGGTTGCACCGCCCAGGACGTTTTGGCGGCGACCGACTATGTCCTCCCTGCGGTCGAAATCATTGATTCGCGATTTTCCGGATTCAAGTTCGACCTGGCCAGTGTGATCGCCGACAACGGTTCTTCCGCGCGCTTTGTCGGGGGTGGACGGGCACGTTATGTCGATGATCTGGACCTCAAGACCCTTGGCGTAGTGATGGAGAAAAATGGCGAGATCGTCGCTATGGGTGCTTCTGCGGCAGTCATGGGCCATCCGGCCGAAGCAATCGCCATGCTGGTGAATATCCTGGCGGAGATGGGCGAGATACTGCCGGCCGGCAGCTTCGTGATGAGTGGTGGCATCACCGAGGCCCTTGCGGTGAAACCAGGCGACAGCATTGTGGCTCGCTTTCAGGAGCTGGGTACCGTGTCGATGCGTTTCGTTGAATAA
- the dmpE gene encoding 2-oxopent-4-enoate hydratase: protein MDKQKIEHYGDELYQAFVSRRAVAPLLTREPEITIEDAYRIQERFVARRLAAGETIVGKKIGATSKPVQDFLGVYQPDFGMLTSAMVFQEGDTIDLGQLIQPKAEAELAFVLKHDLKGPGITAMDVIRATDYVVPCFEIVDSRITDWQIKIQDTVADNASCGVFVLGKTKGDPRKLDITLAGMVLEKNGELFSTGVGAAVQGSPANAVAWLANTLGALGIPFKAGEVILSGSQSSLVPVTDGDELVCTVGGLGSCRVKFSGRSAV, encoded by the coding sequence ATGGACAAGCAAAAGATCGAGCATTACGGCGATGAGCTTTACCAAGCTTTCGTCTCCCGTCGCGCCGTTGCGCCACTGCTCACCCGTGAGCCGGAGATCACCATTGAGGATGCTTACCGTATCCAGGAGCGTTTCGTCGCTCGGCGGCTGGCAGCGGGTGAAACCATCGTCGGCAAGAAAATCGGTGCGACCAGCAAGCCTGTACAGGACTTTCTCGGCGTCTATCAGCCGGACTTCGGCATGCTCACTTCGGCCATGGTTTTTCAAGAGGGCGACACCATTGACCTCGGCCAGTTGATTCAGCCGAAAGCCGAAGCCGAGTTGGCCTTTGTGTTGAAGCATGACCTCAAGGGGCCAGGCATCACCGCGATGGACGTGATCCGTGCGACTGACTACGTGGTGCCTTGTTTCGAGATCGTCGATTCACGCATTACCGACTGGCAGATCAAGATCCAGGACACCGTTGCGGACAATGCCTCTTGCGGCGTATTCGTCCTGGGTAAAACCAAGGGCGATCCGCGCAAGCTCGATATCACCCTGGCAGGCATGGTGCTGGAGAAGAACGGCGAGTTGTTCTCTACCGGCGTCGGTGCTGCGGTGCAAGGTTCACCAGCGAATGCTGTGGCCTGGCTGGCCAATACCCTGGGTGCATTGGGCATTCCATTCAAGGCAGGCGAGGTGATTCTCTCGGGTTCCCAGTCTTCGTTGGTACCGGTGACAGATGGGGATGAGTTGGTGTGTACCGTCGGCGGCCTTGGTAGCTGTCGCGTCAAGTTTTCCGGGAGGAGCGCAGTATGA